GACCGCTTCCTGATGGAGTACATTCCGCACCTTTTGATTGAGGGGATGATTACGTCGAGTTATGCGCTTGGTGCGAATTTATCATACATCTACATCCGTGGCGAATACATGTGGGTTTACAAAATCCTCGAAAGGGCGATTGCCGAAGCCAAAAATGCCGGATGGCTGGGTAAAAACATCCAGGGTTCAGGATATGACCTTGATTTATATGTGCATTGCGGTGCCGGCGCTTACATCTGTGGCGAAGAGACCGCTTTGATTGAATCGTTGGAAGGAAAACGCGGCAATCCAAGGATCAAGCCGCCATTTCCTGCTGTTTCGGGACTTTGGGCCAATCCAACCGTGGTAAATAATGTGGAAACCATTGCGGCAGTGCCGTGGATCGTGAACAATTCCGGAGCAGAATATGCAAAAATCGGTATTGGGAGATCGACAGGAACCAAGTTGATTTCTGCTTCAGGGCATATCAAAAATCCGGGGGTTTATGAAATTGAGTTGGGCTTAAGCGTCTACGAATTCATGAATTCTGATGAATATCTGGGCGGAATGAGTTCTGACCGTCCGTTGAAGGCATTTGTGCCTGGTGGAAGTTCTGTACCTGTATTACCTGCCAATCTGATTTATAAAACCGCGAATGGAGAAGACCGTCTGATGACTTATGAAAGTTTAAGCGATGGTGGTTTTGCCACAGGTTCGATGCTGGGCTCAGGTGGGTTTATTGTGTACAATGACACCTCATGTATTGTAAGAAACACATGGAATTTCTCGAGATTTTATCATCACGAAAGTTGTGGGCAATGTTCACCATGCCGTGAAGGAACAGGCTGGCTTGAAAAAGTATTACACCGTATCGAAACAGGAACAGGAAGGGAAGAAGATATTGATTTGCTGTGGGACATCCAAAGCAAAATTGAAGGGAATACGATTTGCCCGTTGGGTGATGCTGCGGCATGGCCGGTGGCAGCTGCGATACGCCATTTCAGGGAGGAATTCGAATACCATGTCCGTTTCCCGGAGAAGATTAAGAACAGGGACCATTTTGTCACCGAACCGTTTGAACAGGTGAAGCATTTGGTTTCCAAAGAATTAATTTAAGAATAGTACATTAATTCAGAGCCACTTGATACGATTTATTAAGGATTTTTTATATAGAAGAGGATACAAAATCAATAAGGTCAGTACGTTGGCTTTGCTTCATGAGGATTATTTAAAGGCAGTGTCAGGCTACATAAGGAAGAATCCGGTTTTGTTTGATGTTGGGGCTAATGTGGGGCAAACGGTAAGTAAGTTCAAAGTCGTTTTTCCAACGTCAGAAATCCATAGTTTCGAACCGAGTAAGGTATGTTTTGATGTTTTAAAGGATAGCCATAAGAGCACACATAATTTGGTCTTAAATAATGTGGCTGTTGGTTCTGAAAAAGGGTCATTAGATTTTAATGAGTATTCGTGGAGTAGTTTAAATTCTTTGCTCAAAAGATCTTTTACAAAATCGGAGCTGATTGACAGCTATAAGGTAGATGTCATAACGATTGATGAGTATTGCAAAAGCAACAGCATATTTAAAATAGATTTATTAAAAACAGATACGGAAGGCTATGAGCTACAGGTGTTGAAGGGAGCCAGCCAAATGATGGATGAAAATAGGATTCAATTTGTGTATGTTGAAGTCTTCTTCTACGAAAATTATATAGGCCAGTCGTCGTTTGGAGACGTGTATAATTATTTATCGGGAAAAGGATTTAATTTTGTGAGATTTTACGCATTTGAATACACCGGAGAAGGATTGGCATCACGAACAGATGCATTATTTATAAATAAGAATTTTATTAATTGAATCTGATTTAGGTTAGAGGACAATAAGATATAAAAATGAAAGTAACCATAGACGGTCAAGCCATTGAAGTAGAACCAGGGACAACCATCCTGCAGGCTGCGCGTATGATCGGTGGGGAATCTGTCCCGCCGGCCATGTGCTACTATTCGAAGTTAAAAGGAAGCGGCGGAAAATGCCGTTGCTGCCTTGTCGAGGTTTCCAAAGGAAGCGAAGCCGACCCACGTCCGATGCCGAAATTGATGGCTTCCTGCGTTACCGGCTGTATGGACGGTATGGAAGTGAACAGCAAATCGTCGCCAAGGGTGGAAGAAGCAAGAAAATCGGTAACGGAATTCCTGTTGATCAATCACCCGCTGGATTGCCCTGTGTGTGACCAGGCCGGGGAATGCGACCTGCAGAACCTAAGCTTCAAGCACGGAAAATCAAAAACGCGTTTTATCGAAGAGAAAAGGACATTCGAGCCCGAAAATATCGGCCCGAACATCCAGCTGCATATGAACCGTTGCATCCTTTGCTACCGCTGTGTGATGGTTGCCGATCAATTGACAGACAACCGCGTGCATGGCGTCATGGATCGTGGGGATCATTCCAATATTTCGACCTGTATTTCAAAAGCCATTGACAACGAGTTTTCAGGAAACATGATCGACGTGTGTCCTGTCGGTGCTTTAACCGATAAAACTTTCCGTTTTAAATCGCGGGTTTGGTTCAATAAACCATACAATGCGCACAGGAATTGTACGAAGTGTTGCGGGAAAACCACAGTCTGGATGTTTGGGAATGAAATCCAAAGGGTCACCGGAAGGAAAGATGAATTCCACGAAGTAGAAGAATTCATCTGCAACGAATGCCGTTTTGACCACAAAGACCCGAAAGACTGGGTGATTGAAGGGCCACGGAAATTCGAAAAAGATTCGGTAATCAACCAGAATAACTATACCAGGGATTTGGATACGGTGGTAATCGACACTGAGAAAAATATCCTTAAGGGCCGTGACCAGGACCGAAAGAAAATCAGTATGCCGTCTGTACCGCTGAAACCGGAAGAGCAGGATGCATTTAAACATGGCAATATTTAACGGATGGAGAGCAG
The nucleotide sequence above comes from Flavobacterium magnum. Encoded proteins:
- the nuoF gene encoding NADH-quinone oxidoreductase subunit NuoF, translated to MSQKILLDKINVPGIKTYEVYRREGGYASVEKALKMTPDEVVEEVKTSGLRGRGGAGFPAGMKWSFIDKKSGKPRHLVCNADESEPGTFKDRFLMEYIPHLLIEGMITSSYALGANLSYIYIRGEYMWVYKILERAIAEAKNAGWLGKNIQGSGYDLDLYVHCGAGAYICGEETALIESLEGKRGNPRIKPPFPAVSGLWANPTVVNNVETIAAVPWIVNNSGAEYAKIGIGRSTGTKLISASGHIKNPGVYEIELGLSVYEFMNSDEYLGGMSSDRPLKAFVPGGSSVPVLPANLIYKTANGEDRLMTYESLSDGGFATGSMLGSGGFIVYNDTSCIVRNTWNFSRFYHHESCGQCSPCREGTGWLEKVLHRIETGTGREEDIDLLWDIQSKIEGNTICPLGDAAAWPVAAAIRHFREEFEYHVRFPEKIKNRDHFVTEPFEQVKHLVSKELI
- a CDS encoding FkbM family methyltransferase, with translation MIRFIKDFLYRRGYKINKVSTLALLHEDYLKAVSGYIRKNPVLFDVGANVGQTVSKFKVVFPTSEIHSFEPSKVCFDVLKDSHKSTHNLVLNNVAVGSEKGSLDFNEYSWSSLNSLLKRSFTKSELIDSYKVDVITIDEYCKSNSIFKIDLLKTDTEGYELQVLKGASQMMDENRIQFVYVEVFFYENYIGQSSFGDVYNYLSGKGFNFVRFYAFEYTGEGLASRTDALFINKNFIN
- a CDS encoding 2Fe-2S iron-sulfur cluster-binding protein; the encoded protein is MKVTIDGQAIEVEPGTTILQAARMIGGESVPPAMCYYSKLKGSGGKCRCCLVEVSKGSEADPRPMPKLMASCVTGCMDGMEVNSKSSPRVEEARKSVTEFLLINHPLDCPVCDQAGECDLQNLSFKHGKSKTRFIEEKRTFEPENIGPNIQLHMNRCILCYRCVMVADQLTDNRVHGVMDRGDHSNISTCISKAIDNEFSGNMIDVCPVGALTDKTFRFKSRVWFNKPYNAHRNCTKCCGKTTVWMFGNEIQRVTGRKDEFHEVEEFICNECRFDHKDPKDWVIEGPRKFEKDSVINQNNYTRDLDTVVIDTEKNILKGRDQDRKKISMPSVPLKPEEQDAFKHGNI